CGTCAGGCCCCAGACCTCAGTGTCCTCGCGGTGGATCTGCCCGGCCGCGGATCTCGCCCGGGCGATCTGGCAACCGCCACGATCGACCAATGGGTGGCGTCGGCGGTCGCCGACATCGAATCGGCCGGCTTCGGCGACGTCGTGGTGGTCGGGCATTCCATGGCGGGCGTGACGGTGCCCGGAATCGTCGCGCGGTTGGGCGCCCCGCGAGTGCGAGAGATGATCTTGGCGACCGCGTTCGTGCCACGCGAGGGGGAAGCGATCGTGGACACCCTCGACGGGCCCTTGGCATGGTTCGCCCAGCGCGCCGTCCGCGGCGGAAAGTCCGTGCAGGTACCTGCTTTCGTCAACCGCTACGCGTTTTGCAACGGCATGACGCGTGAGCAGCGCCGCTTCGCCATGTCGCGTTTGTACCCCGAATCGGTACGCATCGTCGGCGAACGGGTCAGTCGCCGGGACCTCCCACCTGATGTACCGCGCACCTGGATCCTCACCACTCGGGACCGGGCGCTGTCCGTTGGCTCGCAGCAGCGCAGCATCGACGCCATTGGTGGTGTACAACATATGATTTCGATCGACGCCTGCCACGACGTCATGATCAGTAAACCTGTCCAATTGGCGCAGATACTGATCGACCGGTGTCGGTCCTACGCCTGAACGTGCTAGGTGATCGCGCCGTCGTACTTCAACTCGATGAGCCCGACGTCGTCGATGCCGAGTTCTCGAAGCACTTCGTCGGTGTGCTCGGCGAACATCGGCGCCCGAGTGAGATCGGCTGGTGCGCTGTCGAATTGCACCGGGTTGGCGACGAGCTTCTGTCGATAGCCCTGGGCATCGACGATGTCGGCGATCCTGCCGTTGGCGATCAGCGCCTCGTCGTTGGCGACATCCCAGGCGTCCTGCACCACCGCCCACTGCCCGCCCAGCAGCTCGAGCAACCGCTGGCATTCCGCGACTGTGCGCGAGCCGATCGCACCGGCGATCGCCCTCACCGCCTCGTCGGCATTGGCCGCCAGCGACGGCAGCGACGCGAACCGCGGGTCCTGGGAGAGCGCGTCGAGTCCGAAGACCCGACAGAACTCCGGCCAGTAGCGCGTGGGCTGCAGCATCGACAGCTGCACGTAGCGACCATCGGCGCAGCGGTAGACCCCCGTCAGCGGATTGCCCGGCGCCTGCGTTCGACCGCCGACTTTGGGAGGTGGGCAGCCATAGAGCAAGGCCAGGTTGACGTCGAATTGCATCGCCCAGGCCCCTACGGCAAGCAACGACACGTCGATGATCGAGGGTTCACCGGTGGTCTGCCTGCCGAACAGCGCTGCCGCGACCGCGCCGGCGATGGTGAAACCGCCGATATTGTCCCCGTATGCACCCGCTGGCATGAATGCCGGCTCACGGCCTTCGGCGTGGGCGACGCCGTCCGCGCTGCCACCGCGGGCCCAGAACGCCGTGGCGTCGTAGGCGCCGGTGTTTCGGTCAGGTCCGTGACTGCCGAAGCCGCTGCCCGCGACATAGATGATGTCGGGGTTGATGCGCCGAACATCCTCGACGTCGATGCGCAGTTTTACGCGTGTCTCCGGCAGATGGCTGGTCAGGAAAACGTCACTGCTCCTCACGAGCTCCTCGAAGACGGGTCGCGATTGCGAAAGCGCCAACGACAGACCAATACTGCGCTTGCCCCGATTGGGCGCCTCCATGACCGGCGCGAACGGTTCACCCGGCTTCGAGGCGGCTCGGCCGAGAACGGTGACGAGTCCACGCTGAGCATCGCCGGTAACCGGATTTTCGATCTTGATGACATCGGCACCCCAGTCCGCGAGCACGGCGCCGGCCGAGGGCACGAAGGTGAACTGCGCGGCCTCGAGGACGCGGACACCCTTCATCGGCTGCTTCATCACTACACCGTAAACCTAGTTAACTACGTTGGCAATGGCTGCTCACTCCCCCGTGAAGCGGGCCGTCCGCTGCTCGCGGAACGCGCGTTTGCCATCAGCGAAGTCGTTCGTGGTCACCAAGATCCGTTGCCCCTGCTCCTCCACCGTCTGCACCGCGCGGAGGTCCGAAAGAGTTGCGGCCAACAGCGCCCTCTTGATCCACGCGTAGGCCTGTGTCGGTCCGTCCGCCAGAGCAGTCGTCAATACGGCCAACTCGGCGGCGTAGGCGTCATCCGACACCACATGAGAGATCATCCCCCATTCGAATGCGGTTGACGCGGAGACCTTCTCGGCCGTCATAGCTATTCGCGCGGCACGTGCGCGACCTATCGCGGCAGGCAACAGCGCCGACGCGCCCCCATCGAGCATCAGCCCGACCTTGCTGAAGGCGAGCTGAAAGTACGCCGACTCCGCGACGACCACCAGATCGCACACCAGCGCGAGCGAGCAGCCCAACCCGAGCGCCGGACCGTGCACACCGGCGATCACGGGCTTCGGCATCGTCGCGATGGCCTGCACGACCTCGTTCGCCGTCTCGACTGCGCCTCGGGTGTCACCGCCGGTCAGGTCACCGCCCGCGCAAAACGCCCGGCCCGCGCCCGTCAGCTGGATCACCCGCACGGTCGGATCCACCGCACCGTCACGCAACCCGTCCAGGAGCGCCTGTAGGGTCGGTGTGTCGACGGCGTTGAGCTTCTCGGGACGATTCAGCTCGAGGCGCAGCACAGATCCGTTGCGGTGCAGGGCGATCGCGGTCACCGCCGCACCGTCACAGCCCCAGGTCGCGGCCGATGATTTCCTTCATGATCTCGGTTGTCCCACCGAGGATCGTCTGGATACGGATATCGACGTAGTCACGGGCGACGCGGTATTCGTTCATGTATCCGTAGCCGCCGTGTAGCTGCACACACCTGTCGATCACCTTCTTCGCCGTCTCGGTGCACCACCATTTGGCCTTCGCCGCTTCGATCGCGGTGAGGTCGCCCGCTACGACCGCGTGCAGACAACGGTCGATGTACGCCTCGCCGATCTCCAACTCGGTATCCATCTCGGCAAGCTGGAAACGGTTGTGCTGGAAGCTGCCGATCGGGTGCCCGAAGGCCTTGCGGTCCTTGCAGTACTGCAGTGTCTGACGCCAGGTCTCCCGGGCGCCGTAGATCGCCGAGATGGCGATGGACAGCCGCTCCGAGGGCAGGTTCTGCATCAGCTGATAGAAACCGCCGCCCTCCCTACCGAGGAGGTTGGCGGCGGGTACGCGAACATTTTCGAAGTGCAGTTCGGCGGTGTCCTGCGCCGGCAGGCCCATCTTGTCCAGCTTCCGGCCCCGGGTGAATCCCTCCATCCCATCCTCGACGACCAGGAGGCTGAAGCCCTTGTGCCCAGCGGCGGGATCGGTGCGGGTGACGACGACGACGAGGTCGGCGTTGATGCCCGACGAAATGAATGTCTTGGAGCCGTTGATGATCCAGTCGTCGCCGTCGCGCACGCCGCTCGTTGTGATGCCCGCAAGATCGCTGCCCGCACCCGGTTCGGTCATGGCGATCGCCACAATCGTCTCTCCGCTGATGATGCCGGGAAACCAGCGCGCCTTCTGCTCGTTGTTGGCGAGGCTCTTGAAGTAGGGGCCGACGACGTCGTTCTGCAACGACAACGCCGGGGTCACGTTGCCCCACTTCGCGAACTCCTCGGCGATCACGGCGTTGAAGCGAAAGTCGTCGGATCCCCCGCCGCCGAACTCTTCGGGCATGTTGAATCCGATGAGCCCGTACTTGCCCGCCGCGATGTAGGCCGAACGGTCGACGATGCGTTCGCGCTCCCACTTCTCGGCGTGCGGGGCGACCTCACGTTCGAGGTACTGTTTGGTGGACTCCCGAAGCTGCTCGTGCTCGGCGTCGTAGATCACGCGCTTCATCTCAGTTCACTCTCCGTGTATCTTCCGTAGTTCTTGGCCGACCTTGCCGCCCATCCGCGAGGCAACCTGTGCCCCACGCCTTCTCAGGTCCTGATCGGGCACGGGCAGCACGACCGCACCCGACTTCTTCGACGGCAGCAGCACCTTCGCCGTACCCCTCGTCGTGGCCTCGTCACGCTGGCTCGTCGCGAACACCTCCAGCGACACCGCATCGTCGGGATCATCGCCCTTCGCCGTCACCTTGCCTGTGCATCGGTGTATATCGCCGTGATAGTTGAATCCGCGCATCTGCAGATCCATCTCGGCCAGCCAGCCGTCGTCGCCGATCCAGTTGGTCAACAGATGGCTGACCCACGCGGCGCGCATCTGCCCGTAGTCATAGGGCGCGGGAATGCCGATCGCGTGTGCCCGCGCGACGTCCCAGTGCATGCGCTGCACGACATCGGGGACGCCGAATTCGTCGGGGATGTAGAACGCCGGCATGCGCTTGCGCAACTGATGCGCGAACTTCAACGGTCCGACGCCATAACCGCCCCACCCCCACCCCATGTGCATGCTGATGATGTCGACGACGGTCATCGGGCCCTTCATCACCGACGGCAATTCGTCACCGACGCTGACGTCCTCCCACCATTGTGGATTCGCACCACGCCGGACCTCGGCCTCGTAGGCGGCCTCGACTTCGGCGAATTCCTCCTCGGTCCAGTGCTTGCGCTCGATGTCGGAGTACTTGCCCGACTTCTTCGATCCCTGCCGTTCGGCGTTGATGTAGGACTCGTCACGGGTGGCGATCGGGTTCCCGTCCACGTCGACGTAGAGGTAGCGGAAGGTTTCCTTCACCGACCGCCCGCCCGAGAATGCGCTCTCCTGCACCACGACATCAAGGGTGAAGTTCTCCATCAACACCGGACGCCCAGCGTAGATCGGTTGATACCAGGTCCATTTGACGCCCGAGTAGTACTTCCCCGTGCCACGGAAGAGTCCGCGGAAAAGCTTCTTGCGCTCAGGGTCGGTGAACTTCGGGGTTTGGTCGATCCCGGTGGCGATGGGAAACGTCGGAGGCGCGATCTGGCCGTGCCATCGAGTGTGCTCACCGTACGAGTGGTCGTAGAACAGCGGGTTGTCGTCGCCGCAGCCGAACGCGAAGTGGGTGATGGCATCCGCGTTCGGCAGCCTGTTCCACGGCTCGTCGCGCTGATAGACCGCGATCCCGATCTGCGCCCTCGCGCGCTCGATGTCCGCGTCGGTGATGCGGCCCTCGACTGCGGCGGTGTCGGTGTCTGATGCGGTGGTCATCTGGTCCTCCTAGAACTTCAGCATCGCGCCGGCGTCGACCTTGAATTGCAGGCCGGTGACGAATCGGGACTCGTCGGACGCCAGAAAGCACACGACGTTGGATACGTCACCCGGCTCGATGTAGGGCGTCGGCATGGCCTGCATCGCGGGGAATGCCAGGAGGGCGTCGTCGCGGGTCGGCTGCGGCAGGTCCGGCCGGAACTGTTTGTACATCGGATCGCTGTTGAGCATCGCGGTGTTGCAGTTGGTGGGATGAACCGTGTTGGCCCTGATGGATTGCGGCGCCAACTGCGCGGCCAGTTCGAGTGTGTAGGAATCCACCAGCTGTTTGGCATAGCTGTAGCCCGCGCCGCCTGGCCCCTGCGGACCGGCCGCGCCGGGCGGCATCTTGGACGCGAGCAGTGCGGCGATCGACCCCGTCGTGATGATCGATGCCCCCGCGCTCAGATGAGGCAGCGCCGCGTGGACGGTGTTGACCACGCCGATGAAGTCGACGTCGAACGCGTCGACGAAGGCGGACACGCCGAGTTCGGCGCCGAGCGGACAGATGCCCGCATTGGCGACGACGACATCGAGCCGGCCGAATTCCGCTACAGCATTAGCTAATTCGCGGCTCATAGCCGCGCGATCCCGCACATCGACTTCTGCGGTGAGTGCCCGCCGACCCGCCTTCTCCACCTCCAGCCCGGCCTCCTCGAGATCGCGCGGCGTGGCCAGCGGATACCCATTGGTCTCGATGTCGTGGCAGATGTCGAACAGGATGATGTCGGCACCCTCCTCGGCCAGTCTGACCGCGTGACTGCGCCCCTGGCCACGCGCCGCACCCGTCACCAGAACGACTTTGTCCTGTACCCGTCCCATTGCTGTCCCGTGCCCTTCTCTCTGTGTCAGTGCATTGCGTCGAGCATCGCGACCAAGCGGGCCCGGTCCACCTTCAGCGCCGCACCACGCGGTAGCTCGTCGACGATGAAGACCTCGGCGGGCACCTCGTATGGCGTCAGTATCGTGCGGCAGTGCTCCCGCAGGTCCTCTCCAGTCGCGCGGCTATCCACTAATTCGACTGCAGCCACCGGTATTTGGCCCAGTCGATCGTCGGCGCGACCGAGCACGGTGGCATCGCGGACCGCCGGGTGAGTGCACAGGGCCCGCGCGACCGTTTCCGGTTCGATCTTGAATCCACCGCGGATGATCACGTCGTCGGCGCGACCGTCGATGTAGAGGTAGCCATCGCTGTCAACGTGCGCGAGGTCATTGGTCGTCACCCAGTCGACTGCCCGAATGGAAACTTGAGGTGACTTCACCTGTAGCCGGCCACTCTGCCCGGTGGGCATCTCGATTCCGCCGTCGTCGACCACCCGTAGCCGTGCCCCGGGAAAGGGGCGCCCCACGCTGCCCCGCTTCCTCGACCACGAGGACCGGAAGTCGCTGGCCGTCCAGCCAGCCACGGCGCCCGCGAATTCTGTTGCGCCGTAGGTGATGAGGATCGGAACACCGAATCTCTCATAGAAGGCGTCGACGATCGCGGGGTCGACCGGCGCCGTACCGGAGATAACGGCGCGCAGACTGGCCAGGTCCTCGCGCGGAATGTCGGAATCGAGCACCGCGCGGATCGCCGGTGGCGGCAACCCGGCCAGGGTCGGCCGGTGTTCGGTGATCGCGGCGTGCCACCCGCGGAGAGTGAACCGTTTCAGCATCACGATGGGGCGCGCGGCGACCAACGCCTGCAGCAGGTTCCACATCCCGCCGATGTGCACGATCGGTATCGTCACCATGCCGACGGCGCCGGTCAGCAACGGTTTGTCGCGGATCTCGGGCCGGTTGTTGTGCTTGAGTGCAGCCGACAGCGCGGCTTCCAATTCCCTGCGGCCCAACGGAACACGCTTCGCAGGCCCGGTGGTGCCCGAAGTCAGCATCTCGATGGCGATCGTCGGATCGACGGGCCGAGGGTCGCTGGTCGCATCGGCGCACTTGGTCACCGAGGGACCGTCGACGCTGTAGGCGGCGGCACCCAGGCGTTCGATCGCCTCGACGAACGCGCGCTCGCCGAACAGTTCTCCCGGCGCAAGCACGAAGCTGGCACCCGACGTTGCGAGGTCGGCGCTCAATCGCTGTATGGGCTGCAGCGGGCTGACCGTCACCAGCGTGCGTTCAGCCCGAAGAATCGCAATGACCGCCGCGACCGACTCCATCCGGTTTCCGAGAACGACGGCGACCTGGCCGCCACGGCCGCAACCCGCCGCATGCAGCTCGGCGTCGATCCGCTCGGCAAGCGAACGAACCTCACCCCAGGTGATCCACTGGCCATTCTGTTGCAGCATCGCCGCATCGTCGTCGGCGTCCCACAACCGCGCCAGCGCGTCTCGGATGCTCATCATTTAGTTAAATGTATATCTACATGGTTTACTAGGTCAACCTACTGGGAGGGGTTGCGTATGGACTTCGGGCTGACCGACGAACAACGACAGCTCGCCGATGCGGAGCGATCCTGGTTGGAGCGCAACGACCCGTTCACGCGCGTGCGTCACGCTCTCGACGACGCCGCGCTCACACTCGACCCCGCGGCGGTGGCGCACGTCGCGGAATGCGGACTGTTGGCTCTGCTGACACCGGACGTCGGCGGAACCCACGCCGACCTCGCGGTCTGCAGTGAAGCGCACGGCTACGCGGCCAGTTCGCTGCCGATCGCCGATCTGGCGATCGGCTGCTGGCTGATCGAGCGCGCCGGCTTGGAGGCCGTCGCAGCGGTAGCCGAGGGCCGACTTCTCGTCGGACTGGGTCGTCAGAGCGGCAGCCCCATCCCGATGGCGACCGACATGGACGCGTTCATCGTCACGCGGCAGAGTGCCGACGAAGAATTCGTTGCGCTGGTGCGCAATCCGTCGTTGACGGTGATGACGACCCTGGACCTCACCCGATCGTGGTGCCGCGTGACCGATGCCGACTCGGACGCGGTTTGGGTGCCGGTGCCCACGGGAACGCTCGCTCTGATGCGTGATGCGCTGGCGGTACACCGCGCCTTCGACGCACTCGGTGCGGCAACTCGGCTGCTTGACATGACGGTCGCCTACGCCGGTCAGCGCGAGCAGTTCGGCGCACCGATCGGTTCGTTCCAAGCTGTCAAACACCACTGCGCCGACATGGCCGTCGGCGTGGAGGCCAGCCGCGCGACGCTGTGGGCGGCCGCAATGTCGCTGGATTCAGCCGAGCCGGTTCGCAGTCGAGCCGTGGCCGCGGCCGCCGCCTACGCGAAGGCCGCTGCGAGCAATGTTGCGAGTCTGGCCCTGCAGGTGCACGGTGGCATCGGCTTCACCTGGGAGCACGACCTGCATCTGCTGCTGCGCCGCATCAAGGTCGACGAGGCCATGGACGGCAGCGTCACCGAGCATCGCGCACGACTCGTCGACGCCTAGCGCGTACGCGGTAAGCCGAGGCCACGCTCGGCGATGAGCGTCCGCATGATCTCCGAACTTCCACCGGCGATGGTGAACGCGCGTGCGTAGAGCCACTCGTCCTGCCACCTGCCGTCGTCGAGCGCGTTGGCGTCGCCGTCGACGAGCACGCCCGACTCACCACCGAGCTCGACTGCGAAGCGGGCCATTTCGAGGTTGATCTCGCTGAACATCAGCTTGCCCATCGGGGCGTCGTGCATCCGTTCCTCACCGCGTCGCCACCGACCCAGGTTCGCGTAGGTCAATGCCGAGAGCGCCTCGACGTCGGCGCTGAACTGACCGATGCGATCACGGACCCGGTCGCTCTCGATGGCCGCGCGCCCGTCGATCGTGACGCGGCGCGCGAGGTCGATCAGGGCGGCAATCGCCAGCTTGAGTTTGACGACGATGCCGCCGACGTTCGTTCGCTCGTGCGCCAGGGTCGCGTTCGCGATCGCCCAGCCCTGTCCGGGCGCACCGATCATGGCGTCGGCACGGACCGCAACACCGTCGAAGAAAACTTCGTTGAAGTCGGACGTGCCGGTCAGCTCGCGCAGCGGCCGCACCTCAACCCCGGGCATCGACATGTCGAGGATGAATGCGCTGATGCCCTTGTGCTTCGGCGCGTCGGGATCCGTCCGTGCCAGCAGGTACCCGTAGCTCGCCCAGTGGCCGTCGGTCGTCCACACCTTCTGGCCGTCGACGACGTACGAATCACCCCGTCGGACCGCCTTGGTCCGTAACGACGCCAGATCGCTGCCCGCACCCGGCTCGCTGAACAGCTGGCACCACCACTCACGGCCCGCCCGGATCTCGGGCAGGTGTCTGCTCCGTTGCCCGTCGGTGCCGAAGTGGATCAGGGCATGCGATGCCAACACGCTGCCGCTCGGCGCCCCCGGCACCCGAGCGCGGGCCAGCTCCTCCCCGACGATCACCGCGTGCTCGGTTGTGCGATCCGCGCGGCCACCGAATTCAGCGGGCCAGTCCGCGCCGACGTAACCCGAGTCGTAGAGCCGCGCTGTCCAGTCCGCGAGCATGCGGTGCTCGGTGTCGTTCTGCGCGCTACGCACCCCGGCCCGCGGAGGTATGGCCGGCGCGTGCTCGGCGATGAAGGAACGCACCTCGATGCGGAA
The sequence above is drawn from the Mycobacterium gallinarum genome and encodes:
- a CDS encoding alpha/beta fold hydrolase; this translates as MASPSLVLVHGGEHAADCWDLTVTELHRQAPDLSVLAVDLPGRGSRPGDLATATIDQWVASAVADIESAGFGDVVVVGHSMAGVTVPGIVARLGAPRVREMILATAFVPREGEAIVDTLDGPLAWFAQRAVRGGKSVQVPAFVNRYAFCNGMTREQRRFAMSRLYPESVRIVGERVSRRDLPPDVPRTWILTTRDRALSVGSQQRSIDAIGGVQHMISIDACHDVMISKPVQLAQILIDRCRSYA
- a CDS encoding CaiB/BaiF CoA transferase family protein, which produces MKQPMKGVRVLEAAQFTFVPSAGAVLADWGADVIKIENPVTGDAQRGLVTVLGRAASKPGEPFAPVMEAPNRGKRSIGLSLALSQSRPVFEELVRSSDVFLTSHLPETRVKLRIDVEDVRRINPDIIYVAGSGFGSHGPDRNTGAYDATAFWARGGSADGVAHAEGREPAFMPAGAYGDNIGGFTIAGAVAAALFGRQTTGEPSIIDVSLLAVGAWAMQFDVNLALLYGCPPPKVGGRTQAPGNPLTGVYRCADGRYVQLSMLQPTRYWPEFCRVFGLDALSQDPRFASLPSLAANADEAVRAIAGAIGSRTVAECQRLLELLGGQWAVVQDAWDVANDEALIANGRIADIVDAQGYRQKLVANPVQFDSAPADLTRAPMFAEHTDEVLRELGIDDVGLIELKYDGAIT
- a CDS encoding enoyl-CoA hydratase-related protein, with product MTAIALHRNGSVLRLELNRPEKLNAVDTPTLQALLDGLRDGAVDPTVRVIQLTGAGRAFCAGGDLTGGDTRGAVETANEVVQAIATMPKPVIAGVHGPALGLGCSLALVCDLVVVAESAYFQLAFSKVGLMLDGGASALLPAAIGRARAARIAMTAEKVSASTAFEWGMISHVVSDDAYAAELAVLTTALADGPTQAYAWIKRALLAATLSDLRAVQTVEEQGQRILVTTNDFADGKRAFREQRTARFTGE
- a CDS encoding acyl-CoA dehydrogenase family protein — translated: MKRVIYDAEHEQLRESTKQYLEREVAPHAEKWERERIVDRSAYIAAGKYGLIGFNMPEEFGGGGSDDFRFNAVIAEEFAKWGNVTPALSLQNDVVGPYFKSLANNEQKARWFPGIISGETIVAIAMTEPGAGSDLAGITTSGVRDGDDWIINGSKTFISSGINADLVVVVTRTDPAAGHKGFSLLVVEDGMEGFTRGRKLDKMGLPAQDTAELHFENVRVPAANLLGREGGGFYQLMQNLPSERLSIAISAIYGARETWRQTLQYCKDRKAFGHPIGSFQHNRFQLAEMDTELEIGEAYIDRCLHAVVAGDLTAIEAAKAKWWCTETAKKVIDRCVQLHGGYGYMNEYRVARDYVDIRIQTILGGTTEIMKEIIGRDLGL
- a CDS encoding FAS1-like dehydratase domain-containing protein, with protein sequence MTTASDTDTAAVEGRITDADIERARAQIGIAVYQRDEPWNRLPNADAITHFAFGCGDDNPLFYDHSYGEHTRWHGQIAPPTFPIATGIDQTPKFTDPERKKLFRGLFRGTGKYYSGVKWTWYQPIYAGRPVLMENFTLDVVVQESAFSGGRSVKETFRYLYVDVDGNPIATRDESYINAERQGSKKSGKYSDIERKHWTEEEFAEVEAAYEAEVRRGANPQWWEDVSVGDELPSVMKGPMTVVDIISMHMGWGWGGYGVGPLKFAHQLRKRMPAFYIPDEFGVPDVVQRMHWDVARAHAIGIPAPYDYGQMRAAWVSHLLTNWIGDDGWLAEMDLQMRGFNYHGDIHRCTGKVTAKGDDPDDAVSLEVFATSQRDEATTRGTAKVLLPSKKSGAVVLPVPDQDLRRRGAQVASRMGGKVGQELRKIHGE
- a CDS encoding mycofactocin-coupled SDR family oxidoreductase — encoded protein: MGRVQDKVVLVTGAARGQGRSHAVRLAEEGADIILFDICHDIETNGYPLATPRDLEEAGLEVEKAGRRALTAEVDVRDRAAMSRELANAVAEFGRLDVVVANAGICPLGAELGVSAFVDAFDVDFIGVVNTVHAALPHLSAGASIITTGSIAALLASKMPPGAAGPQGPGGAGYSYAKQLVDSYTLELAAQLAPQSIRANTVHPTNCNTAMLNSDPMYKQFRPDLPQPTRDDALLAFPAMQAMPTPYIEPGDVSNVVCFLASDESRFVTGLQFKVDAGAMLKF
- a CDS encoding class I adenylate-forming enzyme family protein; the encoded protein is MMSIRDALARLWDADDDAAMLQQNGQWITWGEVRSLAERIDAELHAAGCGRGGQVAVVLGNRMESVAAVIAILRAERTLVTVSPLQPIQRLSADLATSGASFVLAPGELFGERAFVEAIERLGAAAYSVDGPSVTKCADATSDPRPVDPTIAIEMLTSGTTGPAKRVPLGRRELEAALSAALKHNNRPEIRDKPLLTGAVGMVTIPIVHIGGMWNLLQALVAARPIVMLKRFTLRGWHAAITEHRPTLAGLPPPAIRAVLDSDIPREDLASLRAVISGTAPVDPAIVDAFYERFGVPILITYGATEFAGAVAGWTASDFRSSWSRKRGSVGRPFPGARLRVVDDGGIEMPTGQSGRLQVKSPQVSIRAVDWVTTNDLAHVDSDGYLYIDGRADDVIIRGGFKIEPETVARALCTHPAVRDATVLGRADDRLGQIPVAAVELVDSRATGEDLREHCRTILTPYEVPAEVFIVDELPRGAALKVDRARLVAMLDAMH
- a CDS encoding acyl-CoA dehydrogenase family protein; this encodes MDFGLTDEQRQLADAERSWLERNDPFTRVRHALDDAALTLDPAAVAHVAECGLLALLTPDVGGTHADLAVCSEAHGYAASSLPIADLAIGCWLIERAGLEAVAAVAEGRLLVGLGRQSGSPIPMATDMDAFIVTRQSADEEFVALVRNPSLTVMTTLDLTRSWCRVTDADSDAVWVPVPTGTLALMRDALAVHRAFDALGAATRLLDMTVAYAGQREQFGAPIGSFQAVKHHCADMAVGVEASRATLWAAAMSLDSAEPVRSRAVAAAAAYAKAAASNVASLALQVHGGIGFTWEHDLHLLLRRIKVDEAMDGSVTEHRARLVDA
- a CDS encoding acyl-CoA dehydrogenase family protein, which codes for MQYGTSPELEEFRIEVRSFIAEHAPAIPPRAGVRSAQNDTEHRMLADWTARLYDSGYVGADWPAEFGGRADRTTEHAVIVGEELARARVPGAPSGSVLASHALIHFGTDGQRSRHLPEIRAGREWWCQLFSEPGAGSDLASLRTKAVRRGDSYVVDGQKVWTTDGHWASYGYLLARTDPDAPKHKGISAFILDMSMPGVEVRPLRELTGTSDFNEVFFDGVAVRADAMIGAPGQGWAIANATLAHERTNVGGIVVKLKLAIAALIDLARRVTIDGRAAIESDRVRDRIGQFSADVEALSALTYANLGRWRRGEERMHDAPMGKLMFSEINLEMARFAVELGGESGVLVDGDANALDDGRWQDEWLYARAFTIAGGSSEIMRTLIAERGLGLPRTR